A stretch of Deltaproteobacteria bacterium DNA encodes these proteins:
- a CDS encoding adenylate/guanylate cyclase domain-containing protein produces the protein MDGKRLAAVLFSDMHGYSRQMDDDEQGTLEKLARHNAIFEARIAEQGGRTIKTIGDAFMVELPSALAAVECALGVLADLARHNEGRPEGEHIAVRLGVHVGDVTEQGGDLFGETVNIAARLEPLAPVGGLCVTAAVFQQIRRKVRASIAWREVRELKNLRAPLLLYGLVPGEALLEDDAGETKTRSAASGRRWGLAGALSLAATLILWVGGARMQETEPEVDAAALEAIAAAQAMLSVNTKEAVDRAVGKLEHAVELAPDHAPAWLALSDAYLMYAGWGLAEAREKVPLARRAAQKALTLEPDLAEAHLKLGDLASMYDWEWEAAEEHFRKASALDPTHQRAKVTLAWLFTYEGRFREATALVDEVVAGLPEGEPPGRGIASVYVFSAETHARGEAMLLRLLEQDPRSIPVLDSLVVGAMCQRGQLEKALAWAEKLEEAWHGRPYTELMLALIHAALGHQDEARKRLERLEVLSKEETVARTGLAQVWLELGEPERALALLEEAHANREFHLVWLRILPFTARTLDDPEWKALRDQDGYWRLMDRMGFPPFPPEHPGYPEEQAWLARKAGRESNPGGER, from the coding sequence ATGGATGGGAAGCGCCTCGCCGCCGTGCTCTTCTCCGACATGCACGGCTACTCGCGTCAGATGGACGACGACGAGCAGGGCACGCTGGAGAAGCTGGCGCGGCACAACGCCATCTTCGAGGCGCGGATCGCCGAGCAGGGGGGCCGGACGATCAAGACCATCGGCGACGCCTTCATGGTCGAGCTGCCCAGCGCGCTCGCCGCGGTGGAGTGCGCCCTGGGAGTCCTGGCCGACCTGGCCCGCCACAACGAGGGCCGGCCGGAGGGGGAGCACATCGCCGTGCGCCTCGGCGTCCACGTGGGGGACGTCACCGAGCAGGGCGGGGACCTCTTCGGCGAGACCGTGAACATCGCCGCGCGCCTCGAGCCCCTGGCCCCGGTGGGAGGCCTCTGCGTGACCGCCGCCGTCTTCCAGCAGATCCGCCGCAAGGTGCGGGCGAGCATCGCCTGGCGGGAGGTCCGGGAGCTGAAGAACCTCCGCGCACCTCTCCTCCTCTACGGCCTCGTCCCCGGCGAGGCGCTGTTGGAGGATGACGCGGGTGAGACGAAGACGCGGAGCGCCGCGAGCGGCCGGCGCTGGGGGCTGGCCGGGGCGCTCTCCCTCGCCGCGACCCTCATCCTCTGGGTGGGCGGCGCCCGGATGCAGGAGACCGAGCCCGAGGTCGACGCCGCGGCCCTCGAGGCGATCGCCGCCGCTCAGGCCATGCTCTCGGTGAACACCAAGGAGGCGGTGGACCGGGCGGTGGGCAAGCTGGAGCACGCCGTCGAGCTCGCCCCCGACCACGCCCCGGCCTGGCTCGCCCTGAGCGACGCCTACCTCATGTACGCGGGCTGGGGCCTGGCCGAGGCGAGGGAGAAGGTGCCCCTGGCCCGCCGGGCGGCCCAGAAGGCGCTCACCCTCGAGCCCGACCTCGCCGAAGCCCACCTCAAGCTCGGTGATCTCGCCAGCATGTACGACTGGGAGTGGGAGGCCGCCGAGGAGCACTTCCGGAAGGCCAGCGCCCTCGATCCGACCCACCAGCGCGCGAAGGTCACCCTGGCCTGGCTGTTCACCTACGAGGGCCGCTTCCGGGAGGCCACCGCCCTCGTCGACGAGGTGGTCGCCGGGCTCCCGGAGGGAGAGCCCCCCGGGCGGGGCATCGCCAGCGTCTACGTCTTCAGCGCCGAGACCCACGCCCGGGGCGAGGCGATGCTCCTGCGCCTGCTGGAGCAAGACCCCAGGTCCATCCCGGTGCTCGACTCGCTGGTGGTGGGGGCCATGTGCCAGCGCGGACAGCTGGAGAAGGCCCTGGCCTGGGCAGAGAAGCTGGAGGAGGCCTGGCACGGCCGCCCCTACACCGAGTTGATGCTGGCCCTGATCCACGCCGCCCTCGGCCACCAGGACGAGGCACGCAAGCGCCTCGAGCGCCTCGAGGTGCTGTCGAAGGAAGAGACCGTGGCCCGGACCGGTCTCGCCCAGGTGTGGTTGGAGCTGGGTGAGCCCGAGAGAGCCCTCGCGCTCCTGGAGGAGGCCCACGCCAACCGCGAGTTCCACCTCGTCTGGCTGCGCATCCTGCCCTTCACCGCGCGGACCCTCGACGACCCGGAGTGGAAGGCCCTCCGCGACCAGGACGGCTACTGGCGCCTGATGGACCGGATGGGCTTCCCGCCCTTCCCGCCCGAGCACCCGGGGTACCCCGAGGAGCAGGCGTGGCTGGCCCGGAAGGCCGGCCGCGAGAGCAACCCGGGAGGCGAGAGATGA
- the msrB gene encoding peptide-methionine (R)-S-oxide reductase MsrB — MILSRRHLLAALALIAGGVTLPACPSQEARAEDPPAATTPGAKKTMSEGKIELTDAEWKAKLTDEQYRILRKAGTERAFTGALWDEKKAGVYRCAGCGQVLYRSDEKFDSGSGWPSFWAPASEEAIDTKSDRTLWMVRTELLCSRCGGHLGHVFDDGPKPTGQRHCINSAALQFEPTGASEAAPEK; from the coding sequence ATGATCCTCTCTCGCCGTCACCTCCTCGCCGCCCTCGCCCTGATCGCCGGGGGCGTCACCCTGCCGGCCTGCCCCTCGCAGGAGGCCCGGGCCGAGGATCCGCCGGCGGCCACGACCCCGGGAGCGAAGAAGACGATGTCCGAAGGCAAGATCGAGCTGACCGACGCCGAGTGGAAGGCGAAGCTCACCGACGAGCAGTACCGGATCCTGCGCAAGGCGGGCACCGAGCGGGCCTTCACCGGCGCCCTCTGGGACGAGAAGAAGGCCGGGGTCTACCGCTGCGCCGGCTGCGGCCAGGTGCTCTACCGCTCGGACGAGAAGTTCGACTCGGGCTCCGGCTGGCCCTCCTTCTGGGCGCCGGCCAGCGAGGAGGCCATCGACACCAAGAGCGACCGCACCCTCTGGATGGTGCGCACCGAGCTCCTCTGCTCGAGGTGCGGCGGCCACCTCGGCCACGTCTTCGACGACGGGCCGAAGCCCACCGGCCAGCGCCACTGCATCAACTCGGCGGCCCTGCAGTTCGAGCCCACCGGGGCCAGCGAGGCCGCGCCAGAGAAGTAG
- a CDS encoding YkgJ family cysteine cluster protein codes for MRETEAKREAWLAAGLRFECQGSGRCCTSRGEHGFVYLSLADRRRLARHLELATGAFTRRYCEKSGGLFHLKAPEQDCRFLEGGRCSVYEARPEQCRAWPFWSENLEPGVWEREVAAFCPGAGKGPCHDRETVLAIAASAEVTNYD; via the coding sequence ATGCGCGAGACGGAAGCGAAGCGCGAGGCGTGGCTGGCCGCGGGCCTGCGCTTCGAGTGCCAGGGCAGCGGCCGCTGCTGCACCTCCCGGGGAGAGCACGGCTTCGTCTACCTCTCCCTCGCCGATCGCCGGCGCCTGGCCCGCCACCTCGAGCTGGCCACCGGCGCCTTCACCCGGCGCTACTGCGAGAAGAGCGGGGGGCTCTTCCACCTGAAGGCGCCGGAGCAGGACTGCCGCTTCCTGGAGGGCGGCCGCTGCAGCGTCTACGAGGCCCGGCCCGAGCAGTGCCGGGCCTGGCCCTTCTGGAGCGAGAACCTGGAGCCGGGGGTCTGGGAGCGGGAGGTCGCGGCCTTCTGCCCCGGCGCCGGCAAGGGACCCTGCCACGACCGGGAGACCGTGCTGGCCATCGCCGCGAGCGCCGAGGTCACGAACTACGACTAG
- a CDS encoding DUF6508 domain-containing protein yields the protein MSQKTRLPDAEEIAALVAFLPVFEAEGFVPIPNWHAARNEGGEATSFPWPIYDPAVDAFFRLAGKEPWCDYGYRPEVAGELLADLERVGRATLEEVRSMITFCVRGERFCDGHWGGLIEDGRLQRLLRRLAELSA from the coding sequence ATGAGCCAGAAGACCCGCCTGCCCGACGCCGAGGAGATCGCCGCCCTCGTCGCCTTCCTGCCCGTCTTCGAGGCCGAGGGCTTCGTGCCGATCCCCAACTGGCACGCCGCGCGGAACGAGGGCGGGGAGGCGACCTCCTTCCCCTGGCCGATCTACGATCCGGCGGTCGACGCGTTCTTCCGTCTCGCCGGGAAGGAGCCCTGGTGCGACTACGGCTACCGCCCCGAGGTGGCCGGCGAGCTGCTGGCCGACCTCGAGCGGGTGGGGCGCGCGACCCTCGAGGAGGTGAGGTCGATGATCACCTTCTGCGTGCGCGGCGAGCGCTTCTGCGACGGGCACTGGGGAGGGCTCATCGAGGACGGCCGCCTCCAGCGCCTGCTGCGCCGCCTCGCCGAGCTGAGCGCCTGA